In Candidatus Binataceae bacterium, a single genomic region encodes these proteins:
- the pstB gene encoding phosphate ABC transporter ATP-binding protein PstB, with amino-acid sequence MADKLVAKHLNAFFNATRAVKDVNLNFPEGNVTAIIGPSGCGKSTMVRCLNRMHEVIAGARAEGEVLLDGENIYAASVDPVQVRRRIGMVFQKPTPFPTMSIEDNVAAGLTLNSVGVGRAERDRIVEKSLRQAALWEEVKDHLRRPGGSLSGGKQQRLCVARALAVEPEVLLMDEPCSALDPISTARIEELLLELKSNYTIVIVTHNMQQAARTADYTAFLYQGDLIEFGETNQIFTNPTRRETEDYITGRFG; translated from the coding sequence ATGGCCGATAAACTCGTCGCGAAGCATCTGAACGCGTTCTTCAACGCCACTCGCGCGGTCAAGGATGTCAACCTTAACTTTCCGGAAGGGAACGTCACGGCCATCATCGGCCCTTCGGGATGCGGAAAATCCACCATGGTGCGCTGCCTCAATCGCATGCACGAAGTTATCGCCGGCGCCCGGGCCGAGGGCGAGGTGCTGCTGGATGGGGAGAATATCTATGCTGCCTCGGTAGACCCGGTGCAGGTGCGGCGCCGAATCGGGATGGTTTTCCAGAAGCCCACGCCGTTTCCCACCATGTCCATCGAGGACAATGTCGCGGCTGGATTGACCCTCAACTCGGTCGGAGTGGGACGAGCGGAGCGCGACCGGATAGTGGAAAAGAGCCTGCGCCAGGCGGCCCTGTGGGAGGAGGTGAAGGACCATCTGAGGCGTCCGGGCGGAAGTCTTTCCGGCGGCAAGCAGCAGCGCCTGTGCGTGGCGCGGGCTCTGGCGGTCGAGCCCGAGGTGCTGTTGATGGATGAGCCGTGTTCGGCCCTCGACCCGATTTCTACGGCGCGCATCGAAGAGCTATTGCTAGAGCTCAAGTCGAACTACACAATTGTGATTGTAACCCACAACATGCAACAAGCTGCTCGTACCGCCGACTACACCGCCTTTCTATATCAGGGGGACCTTATCGAATTCGGCGAGACCAACCAGATTTTTACCAATCCGACGCGCCGCGAGACCGAAGATTATATCACCGGGCGCTTCGGATAA